Sequence from the Platichthys flesus chromosome 2, fPlaFle2.1, whole genome shotgun sequence genome:
TGTGCCTTTCGGCTGGGCTTTAAACGTGTAAATGAACACAGCTCTAGACATACTTTAGAGAGGTACGACTTATGTCTATGATTTAACAGTAGGTTGATGATAGCATAGAAAAGTCATAGTCACATGTGTAGCGAAAGCGACCACTTGTAAACAGTTGTAAACACTTGAAGACGACACcattcttttcaaataaaattacaatgtgaaagcagatgcaatttaaattaaacgatagcaacagaaacacaattgCAATGTGTATTTTTGCCATAATGGCTTTAGAAACTCCACATTGATGTGTTGACATGTACCCATCATTAAAATACAGCCAGTTatattaaaataacataatGCAGATTAAAATAAACCCAGAGGAATGAGTCTGGGATTTCTGGATTTGTAAACTCTCAGAGTAGCACACATACAACATCATGCACTTGAAAAGTTGAAAAGTAttacaaacacagagcagttTTTCCCTCCACCGCAGAGGGCAAACCAGTTTAAAAAAGTCTCTAAACAGTGAATGTAGATCACCaagcagagacagaaagtgTCACTAATGTGTTTCAAACtacaaaaaatacaacattcaGCAAACAACAATTCTGAAAGAGGACCAAACACGTTGTCTGATAATTTTGTACAATACCTAACATTACTTTACTCTATCCACAGTGGACGTCCTCTGACACCTTTTTGAtgaccatctttttttttttttttaaacaaactgagCGGAGAGTGAAGGTTTACTCTactctcatcctctcctttcACCCCGTGATTGCCCTGGTTTATAATGCCGAAGTGCCACTTGTGAAACGAAAAGGCTCGGCTACATTTGATTGGAGTACGAGGTGGGACCTCCCACCTGGCTGTACTCAGATGGCTGGCCGAGATCTCCCTGGATGTTATGGCTCCCCGTCTGGTCAAAGCCTCCCTGGTTGTAGGGCTCCTGGTTAAAGGTGCCGGCCTGTTTCTCAGACGCCCCTTGTGCCAACCTGGAAGCCCCCTTGTGCCAAGCAGTCTCCTTAAAGACAAACCAGATATTTCCAGCCCATAGAACAAAGTTGAGGAACCCAAATACCTGAAGAGAATCAGAAAAAGGAAGAGCAATATGAAAGTCAGTGATGCAGACTCTCATTTATTCCAAGCGTTTGGGATGCACATGCTGACATTCTGTAAACATACCACTGAGGTGTTGAGCCCAGACCAGCGCGATCCGTGCACTGAGCCACACCTGTTGGTCTGGTCTTTGCAGGCCGTGATGAGGAGCTGCACCTCATCTGGATCAGTGGCCAGTTTCACATCAGACAGAGCCTTTGCCCAAGCAGATGAACTGACCAGCCACATGAAGGAGAACACCACTGTCACGACAAAGTCCTGGTGGCGAGGACaagggaggagaaaaacagcaacaattcCTTTAACAGTCACTTTGTCAAAAGATCCCCGGTCAGAGGCGATTGTATACTCACAATGAGCGGTGCTCGATTGTTCTCATGGTATTTATTCTTGAAGAAGATGTATACGATGGTCGCCATCAGAGAATACAGGAAGGCAAAGACAGCAATGGTGACGAAGAACTCTGCGGAGGAGGAATAGTCTCCATTGAGGAACACGAGTTCCCTCCTCATGCcctcacacacaggcgcttCGAAGGACACCTGGTACAACCTGGCCAACACAGAGAAACTTAAAGGGGTCAATTTCAGCTCATATTAAAAATGGTGTACCATTATATGTTTTACCCAAAGTGTTCTTTAAGTTTATCCTCATCAGAAATATCAACACATTTCAACACTggaaagtaaaaatgttttatctgacTCAACAACCACAGCGTGTCAAAAGTCTTAATTTTCAGGCACTTCTCTCCTGAAAACTCAGCTGAGATCTCTCACCAGTCGGTAACCTCTTTACAAATGCACAAAAAGGGAATTGCTTCCATTGCAATTCTGTTTCCTAATCCAACTTCAGGGAGCTGAATGGAATAGATGTTAAATTAAAGAGTCACTTTTTCCCAATTCAGAAAAAAACGTAACTTCCTACATGTTGACTACCAATCTGGAAGTCACCATATTGCTTTCAGTTATATTTGCTATACTTGCGCCATTAATATTTATTCAAGTGTAGAAGTTAAAAAAGATTATTTGATGTTGCAAACAATAATTTAGTATTTATGTCCAAGAAAGCtcaatcaacaacaacacatttgttGTGCAGGCAAAAAAGAAATTGAACACTGACAAGACAAATGAAGCCCACTCACCTGAAGGGATAAGCAAAGTCGATGGCGATGCTGAGGTTGCTGCTGGCCTTCTCCATGCAGTCCACACTAACCCGCAGCTGCCCAGAGTAGCCCCCACATGTGGCAAAAGCAAAAATGGCAAAAAGCTGCACAAAATAATACAGGAAAAATCAGATTACTGCTACAGTACAACTGGAACTGATAAGATAGAAGACTTGATGCAGAGAATAGTTATACTGTCACATTATCCTTACAAAACATCAACTTTCCGTGTACACTTATTCAAACACAACCACTCACGATCAGGTGCTACACACAATGAGCTCCTTCAGACCAGAGCATCAGCTCTACTGACACTATTGTTCAGGGCATGAGCACAGTGCTGGCTCTCATCTTAGAGATTTTCAGAGCAGATATTGACCTGACTCATTAGGAGGACAACAGGCCAACAAACTACTCAGATTGAGATTTTTCTTAATGTGATTACCACTCAGTTCATTTATCCTATGAGTATTTTACTAgagacacatacagtatatccaTAATGTAAAGGCCCTCTTAAACAAGAACAATGGCTGAACCAGAGGAATGAATACAGCAAGTACCatgaacaatttttttttccaaaacaagTATAATTTCTAATCAAGTATATCAAGAAACCAAATGAGTTGGAGATCTCAAGCCAAAACGAACAAAAGAAGGTAAAAAATCTCCCTAATCTACCGTTAGACAAAAATCCTAActatgaaataatgaaaaatttAAACTGGATTACTGAAGACCT
This genomic interval carries:
- the synpra gene encoding synaptoporin produces the protein MDTANQLVSVGTFQVLKLPLGFIRILEWLFAIFAFATCGGYSGQLRVSVDCMEKASSNLSIAIDFAYPFRLYQVSFEAPVCEGMRRELVFLNGDYSSSAEFFVTIAVFAFLYSLMATIVYIFFKNKYHENNRAPLIDFVVTVVFSFMWLVSSSAWAKALSDVKLATDPDEVQLLITACKDQTNRCGSVHGSRWSGLNTSVVFGFLNFVLWAGNIWFVFKETAWHKGASRLAQGASEKQAGTFNQEPYNQGGFDQTGSHNIQGDLGQPSEYSQVGGPTSYSNQM